From the genome of Oryza glaberrima chromosome 1, OglaRS2, whole genome shotgun sequence:
ATATCACCTGTGCTGACCGAAAGCATGGAAGATCTAGAACCATCTGATCACCCTCCATCACGGCAGGCAACTGCAGCGAAAACATTCCAGTCACCTTCCAGGAAGCTATTGAGAGCCACTCGGCCAAGCGATCGGGATTATTATTTGCACGGTTTGTGATATAGAACAGCAAGCGATTGATGTATCTGCTGCCAAGGCTCGCCAGTGTGCCATTGATAATGTCACGGAATCGCCTAGAGTGGCGTGCTTCCAAGGTCATACCAGCGCCAGCGGGTGGCATGTCGCAAAACACCAGACTATTCATGTCCATCCATAGGTTGTGCCAGCGCTTGGCGAGGACGCTGGTGCGGACGGCCTCCTTGATAGGAAGGCACTGGAGGATCTTCATGATGCAATCGTTTGCGAGGCGGTCTATACCAGGACGATTGTGGCGGATGAGAATGCCCTCCCCGGGGAGTTCGCCGTCCATGTAGGGGTCCTCGTCGCCATGGACAGGAGAGTCGACAGCGCCCTTGGCGACGAGGTCAGCAACGCCTTCCCGAAGGTCATGGACGCCCTTGGAGGCGACGTCCGCAACGTGTTCGGAAGGTTCACTGGCGCCATTGGCGGCGAGGTCGGAGGCGCCTTCCGAACGGTCACTGGCGCCCTTGGCGACGAGGTCGGAGGAGCCCTTGGCGGCGATGTGGGGCTCGCAGTCCACGACGGGAGGAACCTTGGAGGCCTTGGCAGCCAGGT
Proteins encoded in this window:
- the LOC127765482 gene encoding uncharacterized protein LOC127765482; translated protein: MAPGDKGPAPFAAGDLPPEGGTGRAGKGSVPLTVSQMDSYSAMAGMGSGEVVKEHPVMDHVAEISAEDSKHPPVDAKASVADSDLDLAAKASKVPPVVDCEPDIAAKGSSDLAAKASKVPPVVDCEPHIAAKGSSDLVAKGASDRSEGASDLAANGASEPSEHVADVASKGVHDLREGVADLVAKGAVDSPVHGDEDPYMDGELPGEGILIRHNRPGIDRLANDCIMKILQCLPIKEAVRTSVLAKRWHNLWMDMNSLVFCDMPPAGAGMTLEARHSRRFRDIINGTLASLGSRYINRLLFYITNRANNNPDRLAEWLSIASWKVTGMFSLQLPAVMEGDQMVLDLPCFRSAQVISLTGIRVEIRLPNVVFNDLRQLALGGVVFGELGAGLGHVVSVCCPKLQVLQVSNVRGLRDLLLDTPSLIVLELIQVVELEWLVVKASKLQILHVRNCNSLAENEKTPNPEVRAPMLKVVD